A window of the Cucurbita pepo subsp. pepo cultivar mu-cu-16 chromosome LG01, ASM280686v2, whole genome shotgun sequence genome harbors these coding sequences:
- the LOC111811560 gene encoding 3-ketoacyl-CoA synthase 19-like, producing the protein MGIFMVVCLLSLFYSFFCIWKLILQRRDQCCYLLGYECYKATEDRKLGVEACVNIILRNRNLGLEEYRYLLKSMVNSGLGGETYGPKNIIAAREESPSLSDAISEMDDVFSSALDKLFAKTGVSPSDIDILVVNVSLFSPAPSLTARIINRYKMREDVKAFNLSGMGCSASIVAIDLVKHLFKTNKNAYAVVVSTESIGPNWYSGKEQPMMLTNCLYRSGGCSMLFTNKAALKDSALLKLKCILRTHLGSSNEAYGCSIQVEDDHGHRGFRLTKHIKAVATQALTINLQTLLPRILPLRELLRYAILTHPFYKTINGNIEAKKVRLNLKTGVDHFGIPPTERAVIDGIGKSLGLSDYDLEPARMALHRFGNTSTGGLWYVLGYMEAKKRLKEGDKILMISFGAGYECNSCVWEVMSNLEDENVWKDCIHSYPAKFTVNPLKEKCSWLNDERLSFVKFDDVKHNLQRQIL; encoded by the coding sequence ATGGGGATTTTCATGGTAGTATGTTTACTGtctcttttctattctttctTCTGCATTTGGAAGTTGATTCTGCAAAGGAGAGACCAATGCTGTTATCTGTTGGGGTACGAGTGCTATAAAGCTACTGAAGACAGGAAGCTGGGTGTGGAAGCCTGTGTAAATATCATCTTGAGGAACAGGAATCTGGGGCTTGAAGAATACCGATACCTACTCAAAAGCATGGTCAATTCGGGATTAGGAGGAGAAACTTACGGCCCGAAAAACATAATTGCAGCCAGAGAAGAAAGCCCTTCTCTATCAGATGCTATTTCGGAGATGGATGATGTGTTTTCGAGCGCACTCGACAAACTCTTTGCCAAGACGGGAGTTTCTCCATCTGACATTGATATACTTGTTGTGAATGTGTCTTTGTTCTCTCCAGCGCCCTCGTTGACTGCTCGAATAATAAACCGTTACAAGATGAGGGAGGACGTCAAAGCCTTCAACCTCTCTGGGATGGGGTGCAGTGCCAGTATTGTAGCTATTGATCTCGTGAAACACTTGTTCAAGACAAACAAGAATGCATATGCGGTTGTTGTTAGTACAGAATCCATAGGACCAAACTGGTATAGTGGGAAGGAACAGCCTATGATGCTCACGAACTGTTTGTACCGATCGGGAGGCTGTTCGATGCTCTTCACGAACAAGGCAGCTTTGAAGGATTCTGCTCTGCTGAAACTTAAATGTATTCTTCGAACGCATCTGGGATCAAGCAACGAAGCATATGGATGTTCCATTCAAGTGGAAGATGACCATGGTCACCGAGGTTTTCGTCTCACCAAACACATAAAAGCTGTTGCAACTCAAGCTCTCACCATCAACCTTCAAACTCTACTGCCTAGGATTTTACCATTGAGGGAACTACTTCGCTATGCCATCCTAACTCATCCTTTTTACAAAACCATCAACGGCAACATCGAAGCAAAGAAAGTGCGCTTGAATCTCAAGACTGGAGTCGATCACTTTGGGATACCACCAACTGAAAGGGCAGTCATTGATGGGATCGGTAAGAGCTTAGGGCTGAGTGATTATGACCTAGAGCCTGCAAGAATGGCACTCCATAGATTTGGAAACACATCCACTGGTGGCCTTTGGTATGTTTTAGGCTACATGGAAGCCAAAAAAAGGCTAAAAGAGGGTGACAAGATTCTGATGATAAGCTTTGGAGCAGGCTATGAATGCAACAGCTGTGTGTGGGAGGTTATGAGCAACTTGGAAGATGAAAATGTCTGGAAAGACTGCATCCATAGCTACCCTGCAAAATTCACTGTGAATCCACTTAAAGAGAAATGCAGTTGGCTCAACGACGAGCGTCTATCGTTTGTGAAGTTTGACGACGTAAAACACAACCTACAGCGACAAATTCTTTGA